The Crassostrea angulata isolate pt1a10 chromosome 1, ASM2561291v2, whole genome shotgun sequence nucleotide sequence GTGAAGTCTTCTTTTTTATTATGCtatattaaagggacttagacacgatttgagatcattatttcatttttttttgttttcatgtataaaatagttaacttgtgcattttgaaagatttactaaaatttgaatgttagatgTTAAAGTAGATTGCAAGCGAGATATATAATGTCAGAACtcttgttatgtaaacaaagctcgatttccatatttgtttacaaatactatGAAGTAagaaattgccatttctttgTAATTCAGTGTGTTATAAATTAATGCtttcaacaaaagaaagcaccatttaattaaaagcaaaaacaaGACGATCTTTGCtcacaaaacaaagaatttgaaACTCTATATCTGGCTTGTTACTCGatcgatatttgactttcaaattttgaggaAGCATTAACAATATCCATATTAAACACTCTAGACATGTAAGCTGAAATCGTGCCCAAGTCCCTTTATTGCACGCAGAACTCTAAACAAAGTGTTAAGAATATCCTGTTATTAATGTATTGCCAATTCAAAGTGAATCACGATGTCTGAatatgaaaatatcaatttaaatgcaCCCTACGATGTAATGATTCTTTTTTCAAGTCACGGTTACACCAATAAGATGCTCATGTGTGCGTGTTTTTCAAGAGAGAATCGGGACTTGTTTTGAACGTTGAATTctatttttgattaaaattttattattatcttaTACAGAATACCAAAAATATCTGACTTATTTCACATTAAACATCCTCCCTATTCGTCCAAAAAGTCTGCATTTCGTAATAGCCTTCGTGTTACAGTCATGTAGTATCTAATTGACGAATCGCCGAAACAAAGGACAGTTATGTTTctgtttacaattttgttattATCTTATATAGAATGCCAAAAATATCCGATTTATTTCGTATTGAACATCCTCCCGAATCGTCCAAAAAGTCTGCCGTTTGTAAATGCAGATATGTAGTATTTAACTGTGATCTCGATCTCCTGTAGGTTGTCAGGACGACCCTAAGATGGACTGTAATGCCTTGGACGGTATCAACATCTGCGCCAACGTCCAGGCGGCCAAGATCTACTGCCCCCTACATTGCGGGCTTTGTACCTCCCCTTAGGTCCAACGCTTACCGCCAACTCATAGTTTATGTCTTTGTTCataaattgtttgttttgtttctttttattaaaaaatggaaATCTCTCGTTGTTTTACTAATATTTCGGAACTTTTTTTCGCCTTGTTAAGGATCGTATATTGAcatcatggttttaaaaaaatactcgTTTCAAACAAGTTTCAATGCGATTTGTTCGTTTGTTTACGTATTTGATATATCAGCCAAAAGGTTTCTAAGTTCACACTTTTGTTATTTAGATACATAATACGGAATGTATAATGCAAAAATCATGCATTACACTTTAGCACacaataatttttacatttacaaagtTCAACACATTAATATTTCGACAAGTCCAGGGTTATCAACCCTTGTATTTGACGTTCTCCACAGAAAAActgcaaaataattttcaacacACAATGCACTACTTTGTGGAACTTTCTGACGTCACAATGAATGTACGTGAGAGATCCTCGGGTGCTTGGTGAGGGTAAATATTATGTATGGTATGATAATGACGCGCTCTATTGATATTCATAAAGTCATTTCGCCTTTACTGAATAAGCCTATTCCTGTCACGACtaagtaaaatcaaaatatatgagtaaAAGGAATTCTCCTAGCAGGGATTTAAATATCCGAACAATGGAGCGATGAAAGGGCGTCGCGCTTTGAGCACTTGATTGAGGTTTGTGTTCGTGACGTCACAGTCAACTAAATCACTTTAAATATGTCAAAAAGATCCGTTTTCTTATTCATACCTATCTGATTTCAACGAGAAAGAGCTAAACTGTAAGTAAAAATatctgaaatttcatttattattaatagaaagttcttaaaatgattttttatgtaaatatgaagaaaacgaAACGATTgattagtattttttaaaattgatgactgtagtacatgtaaatcaaacaGCATTCTTATTTCCAAATATTCTCTTCATGCAATAACTTTTCGCTTGTCGTTTCCTGATGATAACAATGCAAGCTGTATCAAAATGTTTGTTTCATTCTTCAGATTCAGCCATGCCCGACCCCTCCCAGTTTCCTGGGGGCCCCGTCTACGGGACAGGACCCGACTATCGGATCCACCAGCCCGCATTCCATTCCTACCAGGTCAAGACCTACGACAAGGTCCACCACTACGACAAAGCTCACCAACCCCTTAAAACCCACAGATACGACAACCAGCACGTTTACGACAAGATACGAACGTACAACGAAGTACAGGAATACACTGTGAAGGAATATAAACCGCGCTTTTACACGGCCCTCAAGCCGCCGCGACCCAGGGTTCCTACCCCGACTCCTCGTCTCAACAGACCACGGACACCGGACTATAAGTGGGCTGAACTGTATCATTGTTATGAGGAACCGCTAGGACCCGACATTACGTTAAAGGACTATAAATGTCACGAATATAGGGGCTGTGATTACAATCCAGTAATGAAAGAATACAAGCCCCCAATAATGAACACCTTATCAGGAGTTCAAGGGCCTTATCAGGGgaatgtacattataaactcACTAAGGATAACTATTACCCTTTTAGAAAAAGGAAGGATACGACAAAAGACGTCCCTGAAAAATACGTGAAAAAACCGAAAGAGGTAAAACCacggaaaaaagaaaaatcggTTGCAAGTTTAaagcatgttgacataaatgaGAACAAAGTGAGAGAGGACAGTGCAAAACAAGAGATGACGAGTCCCGAACCTGCGCCGATCCGTGACGAATCCCCGCCTCACCCAGCGCCGATTGTTGTTGCGGAGAAAAGAGAAAGATCTCCCGAGAAGGAAAGGACGTTTGTGAATGAAGCGGAAAAGAACGGCTTGGCAGTTGGTACGTCTGTGATGATGGTTTCAGCAAGTACGGGAACGGACGATCTAAAACGCAAAAAGCGGTGTTCAAGATGGACTCAAACCACGCCCATTTCAAGCCCCGAGCCTTCTATTCGAGAAATGACTccagttgaaatcgttaaaaaaagCGTCATTGTCGGTGTCCCAAATAAGAAACGAGTTGAAACTCCGGCTAAAACGGTCACACCACAACCGTCTCCACAACCCATTGAACAACAACAACCTTTGCCTAATAACGTGGCGCCTGCTGCAGTCGTTATTGCTAGTGATCACAGACGGCGTCGGAGCCCCACTCCTTCACCCAGGGGATACCGGCGGAGGTCTCCTTCCCCGAGGAGCAGGTCTCCTTCCCCACGACGCAGGTCACCGTCCCCAAGGCGATATTACAGAAACTCCCCGAGCATCATGCCTCTCGCAGGATTTGCCGCCGGCACTGTTGTTGGTGGAACTGTTGTTGTTCCGGTTAAAAATAGAACACCAACACCACCAATGCCGCAACCCAAAGAGAAAACACCTAGTCCAAAACCAGACTCTGCAGGATCGAGGGTTGTTCCTGCTTCGGCAGTTATTGTGGGTGGAGCAATGATAAAAGACAATGAAACGAAACCCGCCAAATCCAAGTCTCCTTCTCCGTCCCCGAAGAAGAAATCTCCCTCGCCAGTCAATGAACCTTCTTCTCCTGGTCCTGATTCACCAACCGTTGTACCTGTCGTTCCATTAAAATTATCACCGAGTCGAAACAGTTCTCCTTGTAAGGAAAAGAAAAGGACTCCATCACCAGTTGAACAAACAGCACCTGTTGTTGTTCCTGTTATTCCAGTAAGTGCAGAAAAGAAACCAGATTCACCGCCAGTAAAAGACAATACTCCTCCCTCAACCCCATCAGCTTCTCTACCATCGATCGAAAATACATCCTCGCCTAGTCCAGTAGCAGAACCAGTAATTATACCTGCTATAACAACCGCAGAAGTAGAAGCAACTAAACCGGACAATCCGCCTCCAGAGATCCCAAAGAAGGAGGAGGACCCAGAACGACCAGTTACACTGTCACCCCGGCCCTACGAGACGACAGGTAACAGTCAAACGGAAGCAGGACCTTCACGGCGGGGTCTGCCGCCAGAGGTCGTGGCGGCGTTAGAAGCGTATGACAACGTGCACAAGAATCCGTTTGGTGAACAGGTATCTGAAAATAGTCCGGCTTCTGTTTCTTCGGCACCTAGATCTTCAAATCTACCGCCAGAAATTATAGCTAGCATAGAAGCGTATAGCAAAATGCCTAGACGCTAAGCTTTCATAATCATTAACGTTACGTTATGTACTCCACAAGTCTTtcacaataaaagaaaaaaaatatttcattgcatgtttttatttcttgcaCATTTCTACTAGCATTCGTAAAAGAATAATTAGATATTCTTCCATAATCAACTCATTACCTCTGCATATGCATGGTTTGGCAACCTTAATTATCACATGTACGTTCATTCTAAGCATATGTTGTGCACTTAGtctatacatttttatttatctgtATTTGCTACATTTTAATCATTTAGACTTATGCCGTGTTTAaactctagaaaaaaaaaatgaccattAAACATTTGCTTGCAGTCTTTTACTCTCTGTAAACAACTTAAGGTGTTTGATGGTCAACAAATCTTTCATCAAATctacttaaaaaattattaataagacATTATTCTACATAACttttttttgataaagaaaaaataatccttatatttgaaattcaaaGATTTTCCGATATTTTTCTGAAAATGGACATGTCCTCTATACAACCATCAAGCCCATTTTATAAAACGtgtataaaaaattttaaagaaaaaaaggatAAGTTTAGCATGAAGATTATACACATAAACACATTCCCGAATGTATCTACTAAGTCTTTAGTTTATAAATACAGAATATGATACTTTGAGTTGTTGAAAACCAATTTGTGTCTGAGGTAACAAAGACACCAAATTTCGTTATTATCCTACTccaagaataaaaaattaatgcaaaatatTCAAGATTATCTTAAATGTGATAATGTCATTTATTATAATCTATAATACTATTAAGATTTATTAAGTTTTCCAATTATTACAGCAAATATTGCTGAAAGGATCCCTCGCACTTTCACTAgctaatgttttaataatactttaTATGTCTTCTTAGCTAAAATTCATTggaattcattttatgaaatgtGTGATTTATCACATATAATTTAGTGTACCATTGTGCAAACTCTGTCTTGTGTCATATGATTGCTTTCCTCAATTTCTCATTACTTTGCGCGT carries:
- the LOC128172058 gene encoding serine/arginine repetitive matrix protein 1-like isoform X1, translating into MPDPSQFPGGPVYGTGPDYRIHQPAFHSYQVKTYDKVHHYDKAHQPLKTHRYDNQHVYDKIRTYNEVQEYTVKEYKPRFYTALKPPRPRVPTPTPRLNRPRTPDYKWAELYHCYEEPLGPDITLKDYKCHEYRGCDYNPVMKEYKPPIMNTLSGVQGPYQGNVHYKLTKDNYYPFRKRKDTTKDVPEKYVKKPKEVKPRKKEKSVASLKHVDINENKVREDSAKQEMTSPEPAPIRDESPPHPAPIVVAEKRERSPEKERTFVNEAEKNGLAVGTSVMMVSASTGTDDLKRKKRCSRWTQTTPISSPEPSIREMTPVEIVKKSVIVGVPNKKRVETPAKTVTPQPSPQPIEQQQPLPNNVAPAAVVIASDHRRRRSPTPSPRGYRRRSPSPRSRSPSPRRRSPSPRRYYRNSPSIMPLAGFAAGTVVGGTVVVPVKNRTPTPPMPQPKEKTPSPKPDSAGSRVVPASAVIVGGAMIKDNETKPAKSKSPSPSPKKKSPSPVNEPSSPGPDSPTVVPVVPLKLSPSRNSSPCKEKKRTPSPVEQTAPVVVPVIPVSAEKKPDSPPVKDNTPPSTPSASLPSIENTSSPSPVAEPVIIPAITTAEVEATKPDNPPPEIPKKEEDPERPVTLSPRPYETTGNSQTEAGPSRRGLPPEVVAALEAYDNVHKNPFGEQVSENSPASVSSAPRSSNLPPEIIASIEAYSKMPRR
- the LOC128172058 gene encoding serine/arginine repetitive matrix protein 1-like isoform X2: MPDPSQFPGGPVYGTGPDYRIHQPAFHSYQVKTYDKVHHYDKAHQPLKTHRYDNQHVYDKIRTYNEVQEYTVKEYKPRFYTALKPPRPRVPTPTPRLNRPRTPDYKWAELYHCYEEPLGPDITLKDYKCHEYRGCDYNPVMKEYKPPIMNTLSGVQGPYQGNVHYKLTKDNYYPFRKRKDTTKDVPEKYVKKPKEVKPRKKEKSVASLKHVDINENKVREDSAKQEMTSPEPAPIRDESPPHPAPIVVAEKRERSPEKERTFVNEAEKNGLAVGTSVMMVSASTGTDDLKRKKRCSRWTQTTPISSPEPSIREMTPVEIVKKSVIVGVPNKKRVETPAKTVTPQPSPQPIEQQQPLPNNVAPAAVVIASDHRRRRSPTPSPRGYRRRSPSPRSRSPSPRRRSPSPRRYYRNSPSIMPLAGFAAGTVVGGTVVVPVKNRTPTPPMPQPKEKTPSPKPDSAGSRVVPASAVIVGGAMIKDNETKPAKSKSPSPSPKKKSPSPVNEPSSPGPDSPTVVPVVPLKLSPSRNSSPCKEKKRTPSPVEQTAPVVVPVIPVSAEKKPDSPPVKDNTPPSTPSASLPSIENTSSPSPVAEPVIIPAITTAEVEATKPDNPPPEIPKKEEDPERPVTLSPRPYETTGNSQTEAGPSRRGLPPEVVAALEAYDNVHKNPFGEQFGLNAVNTIKRTMALTG